A single window of Mycoplasma bradburyae DNA harbors:
- the secG gene encoding preprotein translocase subunit SecG — protein MSPIEITFFVLAIISLLVGLGLSNSGTTGGLASLSGQDLEIFKKTKDRGIIKILQILMFILMLLFLIIGLIYHFVIK, from the coding sequence ATGAGTCCAATTGAAATAACATTTTTTGTTTTAGCAATCATTTCATTATTAGTAGGGTTAGGTTTATCTAACTCTGGTACAACTGGAGGGTTAGCATCTTTATCTGGTCAAGATTTAGAAATCTTTAAAAAGACCAAAGATAGAGGGATCATTAAGATTTTACAAATCTTAATGTTTATTTTAATGTTACTGTTTTTAATTATTGGGTTAATTTACCACTTCGTAATTAAATAG
- the whiA gene encoding DNA-binding protein WhiA, with translation MRTFSQELKTEICNQELDTKSAKYFLNGIVFNKLVSIDNSYLSYTTQYPKTIRFLKKILVLLDQELKDEITYTKKVNQLKKTEYELNFKLDQEILSLDSSSDYEDYMYAFFGGLFLSVGNVSSPDSKDHHLELVFNEEYNAILINNLLIQNGHEHFKLTTRKNKFVLYLKKVQEIINFIAYIKAFDCVFKYEDESIKRKIYSKVKSSNNLDIVNLTKTIDLNNKLKPMIETIIYDESFNEQTELFKRYCFTKLQNPSASLLELSSILTKEGFPITRTGLAHYNKKIKILYEQLKK, from the coding sequence ATGAGAACTTTTAGTCAAGAACTAAAAACCGAAATCTGCAACCAAGAACTAGACACTAAATCTGCTAAATATTTTTTAAACGGAATAGTTTTTAATAAATTGGTTAGTATCGATAATTCTTATCTAAGCTATACTACACAATACCCTAAAACAATCAGGTTTTTAAAAAAGATCTTAGTTTTACTTGACCAAGAACTAAAAGACGAAATTACTTATACAAAAAAAGTTAATCAGCTAAAGAAAACTGAATACGAACTAAATTTTAAACTAGATCAAGAGATTTTAAGTCTTGATAGTTCATCAGATTATGAAGATTATATGTATGCTTTTTTTGGTGGGTTGTTTTTAAGCGTTGGTAACGTATCATCGCCAGATTCTAAAGATCATCATTTAGAATTAGTTTTTAACGAAGAATACAATGCTATTTTAATTAACAATCTGTTAATTCAAAATGGCCATGAACACTTCAAACTAACCACAAGAAAAAACAAGTTTGTTTTATATCTAAAAAAAGTTCAAGAGATCATTAATTTTATTGCTTATATCAAAGCGTTTGATTGCGTTTTTAAATACGAAGATGAAAGTATTAAAAGAAAGATCTATTCCAAAGTAAAATCATCTAATAATCTTGATATTGTTAATTTAACCAAAACAATTGATCTGAATAACAAGTTAAAACCGATGATTGAAACAATCATTTATGATGAAAGTTTTAATGAACAAACTGAACTATTTAAAAGATATTGTTTTACAAAACTGCAAAACCCTTCTGCTTCATTATTAGAACTCAGTTCAATATTAACCAAAGAAGGGTTTCCAATCACCAGAACAGGATTAGCTCATTATAATAAGAAAATAAAAATCCTATATGAGCAATTAAAAAAATAA